One window of the Maylandia zebra isolate NMK-2024a linkage group LG19, Mzebra_GT3a, whole genome shotgun sequence genome contains the following:
- the odc1 gene encoding ornithine decarboxylase produces the protein MNTATPTDFDLSFLDEGFSARDIVEQKINESSMTDDRDAFYVCDLGDVVKKHLRWARALPRVRPFYAVKCNDSRAVVMTLATLGTGFDCASKTEIQLVQSLGVDPSRIIYANPCKQVSQIKYASAHGVQMMTFDSEVELMKVARCHDNAKLVLRIATDDSKAVCRLSVKFGAPLKACRGLLERAKELGLDVIGVSFHVGSGCTDPETYTQAIADARCVFDTGAELGFNMDLLDIGGGFPGSDNTELKFEEITGVINPALDKYFPVDCGVNIIAEPGRFYVASAYTLVVNIIAKKVIMDEEFASDEEDEGTSDRTLMYYVNDGVYGSFNCILYDHAHCLPTLHKKPKPDEVMYPCSIWGPTCDGLDRIVEQCSLPDMQVGDWLVFENMGAYTVAAASTFNGFQRPDIHYVMSRPTWKLVQQICSQGIPAPAEESYLFEVPACCGRESSLDLSAEPCQAHVI, from the exons ATGAACACTGCCACGCCCACTGACTTTGACTTGTCTTTCCTCGATGAGGGTTTCTCTGCTCGTGACATTGTTGAGCAGAAGATCAATGAGTCGTCCATGACG GATGACAGGGATGCCTTTTATGTCTGCGACTTGGGGGACGTGGTAAAGAAACACCTGCGCTGGGCTCGGGCTTTGCCTCGTGTTAGACCTTTCTATGCTGTCAAATGCAACGACAGCCGGGCTGTGGTGATGACACTGGCGACCCTCGGAACAGGCTTTGACTGTGCAAGCAAG ACGGAGATTCAGCTGGTTCAGTCTCTGGGAGTCGATCCAAGCAGAATAATCTATGCTAACCCCTGCAAGCAGGTTTCTCAGATAAAATATGCATCTGCCCACGGGGTCCAGATGATGACCTTTGATAGTGAGGTGGAACTCATGAAGGTGGCGCGCTGCCATGACAATGCCAA GTTGGTTCTCCGTATTGCCACAGATGACTCGAAGGCAGTTTGCCGTCTGAGCGTGAAGTTTGGGGCCCCTCTCAAAGCTTGTCGAGGTCTCTTGGAGCGTGCCAAAGAGCTGGGGCTTGACGTGATTGGTGTCAGCTTCCATGTTGGCAGTGGCTGCACCGACCCGGAAACCTATACCCAGGCTATCGCAGATGCACGCTGTGTGTTTGATACAGGG GCTGAGTTGGGCTTCAACATGGATCTCCTGGACATTGGAGGTGGTTTTCCTGGGTCAGACAATACAGAGCTTAAATTTGAAGAG ATCACAGGAGTAATCAACCCAGCCCTGGATAAGTATTTTCCTGTTGACTGTGGTGTTAACATAATTGCCGAGCCTGGGCGCTTCTATGTGGCCTCTGCTTACACACTGGTTGTGAACATCATTGCCAAGAAAGTCATCATGGATGAGGAGTTTGCCTCTGATG AGGAAGATGAAGGGACCAGTGACAGGACTCTTATGTACTATGTCAACGATGGAGTGTATGGATCTTTCAATTGCATTCTTTATGACCACGCTCACTGTCTGCCAACCCTGCATAAG AAGCCAAAGCCAGATGAAGTGATGTACCCCTGCAGCATCTGGGGCCCAACATGTGACGGTCTGGACCGCATTGTCGAGCAGTGTAGCCTGCCTGACATGCAGGTGGGCGACTGGTTGGTGTTTGAGAACATGGGCGCCTACACAGTGGCGGCAGCCTCCACCTTCAACGGCTTCCAGAGACCCGACATTCACTACGTCATGTCACGTCCTACCTG GAAACTTGTGCAGCAGATCTGTTCACAGGGCATCCCAGCACCTGCAGAAGAGTCATACCTGTTTGAAGTGCCTGCCTGTTGTGGCAGAGAGAGCAGCTTGGATCTGTCTGCTGAGCCTTGCCAGGCCCATGTGATTTAA